The Juglans regia cultivar Chandler chromosome 10, Walnut 2.0, whole genome shotgun sequence genome includes the window ttttttagttttttttttttttacttagtgattaagaaaatattgtttaataatatagtgaatttttttcttttttaaaaaaatttaaaagtgttaaaaaaattatgtgaaaaaaaaaatatttaaagattttttgttttttttttaatattattttttaacacttttaaatatttttaaaaaaagaaaaaaaatcaaaatattattaaacaatattttcttaatcacaaagtaaaaaaaacctaaaaaaaaaaaagccatcgGGAAAACTTAACGGGAGCCCAAATCGGGCTCCCAAGCATTTCCCTGGGGCATATACAAGTGATTGACAATTTAAACAAGACAACTTTGATGCTTAATATGGATGTGAAGATTCACGCAAAAGGTCCCCATATGAAAAGTTTAACGAAGACAAATTTCAAGCTTAATCAGAACAGTGTCTGAAGAAAGAAAATTCAATTTCTAAAGAATATAAGAGTCAAATTGATACTTACAGCTTCAGTACATCCAAATAAAAGGCTAACCAAAGATTTCCACTGTAGAAATGCTTCAAGTGATTGTCCCATCTGCATAGTTTTCTGATttcattaaagttttttttttttggatcaataaattagaaattttattgataataggcGAAGCCAAGTACATGGGATATATACAAGAGCCACACCTAGGCATGACTGTCTagggatacaagaaaatcatgtgcgttcatgccattaaagtctattacaatcgaccaacATAATCAAGTGTGCAGAAAAAAGgttttaagctcatccattgtccgttcatgatcctcaaagcTCCGACCgttcctctccatccatatgcaccaccataggcaGGTCggtatcatcttccacatagctGCAATTTAAGAATTACCCAGGATGCCTTGCCAACTGGCCAAAAAGTCAACAACCCTTCTTGGCATTACCCAAATGAGCCCCACCCTTGCAAAGATATCATTCCATAAACTCATGGCTACgccacaatgcaataataggtgATCCATAGACTCGCCacttttcttacacatgtaacaccaatccaacacaatAAAACGGCGTTTCCTTAGATTATCTAAggtaagaatcttccctaacaaagctgtccacacaaaaaaaaaaaaacttttagggGGGCCTTAGTCTGCCATATGTTTTTCCATGGAAAGCTTCTTGTAGAGTGTCATAAGAGACTTATAGTACAGCTGTACAGTAAATTTCCCCTAATTGGATGGTGACCATATCATCTTATCCGCTCCTTCAGACACTCTACAATTGTGTatgagattgaagaaatctGTTAATGTGTCAATTTCCTGATCTTGGGTAGCTTtaaggaaaattttttttttttgataagtagctCTAAGGAAAATGATGTTTCCATTGGGGTGATCCACTAGAGAGATCCATAAGCTTTGCTACTGAGGCCGTCTTTCTTTGTGCAAGGTTGTATAGTATTGGGTAGGCTTCTTTAAGAATTCGATCTCCACACCATAAGTCATCCcagaatttaattctagaacCATCCCCAACTACAAGGCATGTTGATCAATGGAGGTTGGTCCAGCCTCTTCTTATGTTTTTCCAAAGCCCCACCCCATGTGCTCCACTCACCTCATTTGAATTCCATCCTCCCCACAATCCaccatattttaaatctatGGTCACCCTCCATAAAGCTCCCCTTTCTTCGtggtatctccataaccatttacCTAATAAAGCCTTGATGAAGACCAACAAATTCCGAATTCTCAATCCGCCTTCACGTATAGGGGTACAAACCATAGCCCAATTCACCAAATGAAACTTGAATTCTTCGGCTATTCCCCCCCATAGGAAATCTCTTTGCAATGTCTCTATCCGATGCGCCACCTTGCATGGTATTGGAAATAAGGATAAGAAGTAGGCAGGTTGGAAATGGTACTTTTGATCAACATAACTCTACCACCTTTGGACAAATAGAGCCTCTTCCAACTCACTAGTTTGCACTCCATTTTTTCCAGTACCTCATCCCAAATAGATTGCGACTTAAAGGAGGCACCCAATGGAAGACCGAGATACTTCATTAGTAGAGTGGAGACTTTGCATCCCAAGATATTAGCCAATCTCAAAACACTTGGAACATTTCCAACTGGCACTAGTTCTGGATGTGGTTATGATTAGCCTCACAGAATACAAGCGTACCATCTGCAAATAAGAGGTGGGTCATCTCAAGTGTGCCGATTCTTACATCCCCAACAATAAAGCCAGATAGAAATCCCCCTTCCACAAGACTTGCAATCATTTTACTAAAAGCTTCCATTACGAAAACAAATAgtaatggagataaggggtcACCTTGCCTCACACCCCTCGAACTTCTGAAGAAACCCATTGGGGTCCAGTTTACCAAAATAGAGAAATGGACAGTGGAGATGCAAAATTGGATCCAAGAACGCCATTTTGCTCCAATTCCACACCTCTCAAATATGTGTAGCAGAAAATTTCAGTTTAcacgatcatatgccttctccatctCAAGTTTGCATAATAATCTTGGTTCACCCGACTTGATGTGactctccaaacattcattggcaatgaaCACCAAGTCAAGAATTTGCCGATCTCGTATGAATGCATTTTGGGGCTTGGATATGAGTTTTTCCAATACCCTACTCAATCTATTAGCCAATACCTTTGCAAGGATTTTGTACATATTGCTCACCAAGCTAATAGGACAAAAATCCTTAATCTCCACCGCTCCCGGCTTCTTTGGAATCAAAGCATTAGGCTTCTTTCAAACTTACCTCGTTCGTGAAACTCATAGCTCATGATGTCATCTTTAACTACCTCCCAACATGCCTTAAAGAAGGCCATAGTGAACCCATCCGGGCCTAGAGCTTTGTCACCTACCATACTTCTCACCACCTTATGGATCTCCACTTCCTCAAAAGGCCTCTCTAGCCAACTTGCTTCTTGTTGGCCGATCGACTCAAAAGCAAGACCATCCAAACGTGGTCTCCAAGAAAACTGCTCTGAAAGTAATTGTGCATAGTAATTGGTAGTGTGCAAAATAAGAACTCAATGATATTGAGTCTTCTATGCTAGTTCACCATTTGATGGAAGAATTTAGTGCATTTAACCCCTTCTTTTAACCATAAAGCCCTCGATTTTTGTCTCCATGAAGTATCTTCCATTAAAGCCAACCTTTCAATATCCAAGATGAGATGCTTTTTGTGagccttttcttcttctaaaagctccctctcctcctccacGTCCTCCAAGCCCTGTAGTTCGCCAAGTAAGGATTGTTTACGATGTTCCACATTCCCAAAAATCTGCTCATTCCATTTCTTCAAGTCCACTTTGAGAGCCTTGCTCGCTCAACGAAGCCTTCTGATTTcagccacatgttctcaaatttaaaatatcttttaccTCCCTGGATGCCACCACAATCAATGAGAATGGGGAAGTGATTCGAATATAATCTTGGAAGCCTTTTTTGGATTTGGTCTAAAAGGTGTGCTTCCTAATCAGGTGAAATAAGGAATCTATCAAGTCTTGACCAAGCTGGATGTTCTCTATTACTGGACCATGTGAATGTGCCACCCACTAGAGGAATGTCCAGAAGTTCTTGCTcacaaattaattcaaaaaaatccGTCATTGTTGAGCTAGAGCTAGGACCCCCAACTCGTTCGCTTGGGAAGCGAGTAACGTTAAAATCTCTCCCAATGCACCAAGGAAGGCTCCATAAGCTACAAAGACCAGCCAATTCATCCCACAAGCCTCTTCTCGCTGTATTAGAGTTGGGTCCATAAACACCGACAAAGGACAATTGAtaaccatcttccacattctTGAAAGAAGTAGCCATCGTATATTCCTCCACACAATCCTCCATcttttccaccacccttttatcCCATATAACCAAGATGCCTCCCGAAGCCCCTTTAGACGGCAAATACAACCATCCCACATGGCAACAGTTCCACAAACTCCGTATGGTGTTTCAGGAGATGACTTCCAATTTTGTCTCTTGCAAACATACAACATCAACTTTCCATCCGCGAAGCTAATTCCGTACTTTGGTGCGCTTCTCTAGTTCATTCAACCCCCTGACATTCCACGAGACTATCTTcaacttcataaaatcaccgaTTTTACCCTACCCTTCGTTCCACCACAACTCACACTTCCTTCGTAATTGACCGAACATGTAAGTCGCTTTAATTCCCTTTCCCTTTTCTTGGATGACTAGCTCTTCATAGCTGAATTAAGCTGTCCATCTTCGATGGTAGCAAGGCCAAGAGCTGATCTTCATAACCAGTACATGGGAGTCCAATGCACAATTGAATCTCTTTGGTTTTACGTAGGACCCAATTTGATGCAAGTGTCTGTTCTTGCAACAGGGGCATTGAATTCAAAGGAGTTGGCTCATCCCAGTGGAAATCAGCACCATTATTCCTGCTTATTGATGTGTTCAAAGACTCCCCTTGTTTTCAAAGGCTTTGGGTTTGAATAAAACCAAGGTGCCAGGACTGTTCTCAACACCTAATCTCTCATAACTGTTCTCCATTAGGATCTCAGTGTCCATTTGCAGTTCCCGTGCAAGCACAACATCCCCTTCCTCTGTCCGAGAGTCCCTGTAATGTGTGAAAGGAACAATCTAGGCGTCAATCTCCACTGGCGGCGTCACCTCCTATAGGCCGTCAACCATCAGTCCACCCACCAAATCTCCTACTCCTAGCGGTGGGTTCTGGGATGTCACCAGCTCCTCCTAGCCCTTTTCCGTTACCGACAAGCTTCTCATACCTTCGAAATAGACTGCCTCGACCACAAAATCTACCGCCGGCGTCATCTCCGACAACCCATCGGCCGAGGCTTCACCCACCAGTTCGCTCTCTCCCGTCAGCGAGGTTTGTGTGGTCACTGGTCAGTGTGTGGAAGAGGATGGCATATCCTTGCCGATAGTaggggctgggctgggctgggttGTGCTGTGTAGCCCTCCAGGTTTAGCCCGCCAACTTTTGGGCTGGGCTAGGGCTTTCCCTTTCTCAGCCCAAGAATAACGCCTCTCCTGGCCCCCTATAAATTTGTTCAGCCCGCTTTTGCCCAAACCTGAGGATGTTGGGctcaagcccaagcccatttGTTTATCCACCCTCTGAATCATAAAATTTACTAAGTTTTTTAACTGTAGCAAATCTTTTTTAAGGGAAAGATCTTCATCCTCACAGTGTATCCTCTCTCGGTCAGAGAGCTACCTTCCATTTCAGTGTTATTTTTGCAGGTTTGATTAATCAACGCCCGTCTCCTTCCATCTCTTTCAACGACTGTCTCCTTTGCTTTCAAAATCCCAGAATTGCCCTCCACCCTGGGTACCGCTGCTGCTGTACCTCCTTGAGCTTCGTGTTTGCCTGCAGTTAGCCCAAATGATTGAACCACCTCTGCATAAGACTTAGGCATAGTGTTGAGAGTTTTGAGTTTTGCACCAGTTCACCGTGTGTTGATTTTTGAGACCTTGACAGCCCAACCTTTCTTCCCTTCCCCCAACTGTTGTAAGCTTCCCGCAGTGTAGATACCATTTTGTTCCACCCTTTTCCCTCCATGTCTTCCGGTATAAAGATGAAATTCCGTCGGCCACCATTGCCATATTCCACCTGCGCCATATATCTACCCTGAGCATTGGAGCATCTCTGGGCAATGTAACTTTTGTTGCTGTCCCGATAGGCTGCAAAGAACTCCTTCTTAACATCGGCCAAGCATGCCTCAAGGGCTCTAATGAACCAGTTCACCGTGGACATCTCCAAGACTAGTGCTTTCATAACCTTCCAACTTCTCTATGTTATGAGAATCCATCGGCTATCTTCCTCAGTTAATGCAAAAACTTTAGATTCTATAAGAATCTATTTCAATAAAACCATGATAATCTCGTAGTTAAGCACTAGAGATCATCATCAATGAGAAAGTGTACAGAGAGAAAAGTCTCTCAAAGAAACCATATTAACATCGGTGAGACAACTTAGCACTTTTCATTAAAGTTGACAATAGAATAACAAGAAAGATGTGTCATATAGGTCTGCACATACCAAAAATGCAATAAATGCAAATTGCAGCTCTCCAAGAAGTACGTCTTCAGAACCTCCATAATCTTTTATCAATAAGGTCTCCAAGAGTTGTGTCTGCACCAATCAGTGGAATTTAAAATCCATATCAGCAAATGCTGAATGGTGAAAAAATCCGTTTAGTCCTATCATTCTTTAAAAGAGGTATGAGTTCTTACCTTGTCAAGATTTAAGGAAGTAAGCTCTTGCCCTTGAAGTCCTTTCTGTTTGATAAAACGGGGAATAGATGTGTAATAACATCTTCTACTGTTGACATTCTTGTCAACAGATGCTGAGAACTTACTAATCTCCAACTGATCATCTAGTGTTTTCTCCATCACCGTTTTAGGAATGTTGTTAACCATCCCAGGTTCACATGCAACAGAAATTTCTCCTCCAATGGGTTCTGTTCATGAAATGAATAATTTAGAATGAGAAAGTTGTGCAGAATTGCAAATCAGAAGAGGCATACCATAGTTTCAAAGTCAACAAAGAATCAATATCATTGGACATTGTCCCCCCGTCCCCGCCAACAACAATTGAAGGAGAAGGGTAAAAGAGAAATGACGATCCAAACTAAAGAGAACTGAAATTTTCTGCAATTTTATCGTAGTCGGCAAGTGGCTACAATAGCATAAACAATGATGTTTGTGAGTGGCGCAAGCTCTTCTTTAGGGCATTCCATATGTTCTCTCCTAAATTGAACCTCAAATTTCTTGCAGCCATTACAACGGTAGTTACATAGAGCTTACCAAATCTTACAATAATGCTCTTTGAGATGTAATTTGACAACTGCTTCCAGTCTCCATTCTGGCTCAGATTGTAAGGACCAAGTTGTCTGTCAAACTCCAAACTTTTGACTGCTTGACAATAGCTCTCTTccttaaaagattaaaattgagaaagaaaagagagagagagatagggaggagggggggagggagggaatagacaaacaaaaaaaatttagtgtCTAACTCGTAATATTAGTGCCAACACAAATTCACATCGATGGGATTTATATTATGAGACCCAGATGACATTTCAGGTTTCGAATCAGATAGCTTGAATTTCGTACTATTAAAACTCaagacaaatatttttttctctcttcacaatccttttttttaaagctcTAGAATCTTTTACAAAAGAATAGGCGCTTAAcggattttctttcttctcaccGCATCAGAAATGCATCCTGTAAGCACTTAGCTAGAAGAATCTTAAGAGATTTTCCCACAAAATTTTGCAGCTAAGTTctgtacccaaaaaaaaaaaaaaaataggggacAAGTTTCCCTTCCTCTTTTTTGAGCTAAAAGTCCCAGCCCATGGGTCTAAGATACATAAGTAATCACTCTGTTTCCATATTTGTATTATTTGGATGTGTAGAATGAAGTACTCTTAATACCGAAATGATACGACAAGTTCTGGAAACCAAATCTGATGCAGGATCCTGCTTGGACTAGCACCTAATCACTAGGATTCAAGAACTTCATTCTGGCTCAAGAGTAGTAACAGAACAGGTCCAGAACTGTAGAAAGCTAGATATTTAGGCTATAATTGTACTGAGAAATTAGTTCTCTGTGGCTGGGAAGCTCTGAGTAAAGACTAGTTGTAAGTAACAAGACAATAAAAGTGGGAAAAAGGAAAACCAACTATCACACTAGGGTCCTTGAGAATACACCCAAGAGGGATGCATTGCACACCCAAAGACCAGAGGAGCTATTATACTTCTTATAAATTTCCATACCCAAAATAGTATGTTAACAGCACTTCACACAGAAGAGGGAGAGGCACTAAAGTACTTCACATGTAAGCTAGACCGGATTACCAAATGGCAAAGTAAGCTAAGCAACTAGACTTCCTTTAATTTTCACATTACAAAATGACCTCCCTCTGATCTACAAAAGGACAAAAAGGCCTCtaagttttgtatattttattctacCACTAATCAAGCTCCCACGACAGTCCTTTGACTCATGCCAAATCAGAactagttttcttttgaaaaaaaaataattgcagGGGTGTTCTTGCTGCCTATCATATGCAttagaacaaaagaaatggaaacaatCAAATGCAGAACTAAAACAATTGCATACCTCTTCTTCTGATACTTTGACTAATCGCTCCTCTTGTTGATCCCACCTACGAACAATTACCTGTTGAAGCCATATATATAAGGTCATTCCTACACCAACACTTTAAGATATTTTGGAAATAACTTGCTGCTAATTTGAATTCTTCTCCAAATATCTTGACATGACAAATGGCTCGACTAAGTGGCCTTTGATGACATTTAACCAACTGCTCTTCAGTTTTCATCGATGCATTGCATTTAAGGATGGTTtcctttatctatttttttcatagttGAGAAAAGGCCACCACACAATGATTGTATTGTATGCAATGGACGAACACCAGCAAGTAACTGCAATGCAATGACCCAGGAAGTGCTTTCCAGAGTCTGTGACATAATGCCAAAAATACGCCACGTTGAAGCTTCCCTAGAATCAGTTATAAAGCACAGTTTTGCCTAGTAAGCGACCAATATGGGGCTGGAAATATGTTTTACTACCTGTATAACCTATCCACTCTGTAGTTATTTATATTCCCAATGCGGATGTAAAAAATTCCCCTTAAATTCCTATCGTCCTCATCTGAGCCATGTCATGCAGTGCTCCAATATCACATGGTTGGCCTTACTAGGTGACTCCGATAGTATGCATAACACAACCCAGTAAAGGCGCCAACCATATTTGCGCTATAACctcaaaaagactagtcaatttgAAGCTTTCTTGGAATCCCTTATAAAGCCCAGTTTCACCTAGTAAGTAGCCAATGTGGAATTTAGCATGCATGACTACCTTTATAAATAACCCAATCCGTGGATTATTCATATTCCCAATGTGGGACTGGAGTGTTACAGAAACTAAACTACAAAAAGAGGCAGGCCTGAACGCCCATTTTGACAATATTCCTACAAAATCATGTTGACCTCttgatttctcataaataagataagtttattaataattgaaaaGTCATTATCCAAGTGCACAAGGTGTATATACATTAGTTATCTAATTATGGAAagtaaaaagatgataaaaatcctGGACGCTAAAGATAGAAAAACATAGGCGGATTGCCATCAAATGATGAAGTAAATTGAAACGGAAGGCCTTGAGCATTCCATACCTCAGAGGGGCAAGTGTCAACAAAGAAGCCAATTATTGGTGAGAACTCCTTGCCATCTCTA containing:
- the LOC109008195 gene encoding protein AAR2 homolog isoform X2 codes for the protein MDADAALELVKRGTTLLLLDVPQYTLIGVDTQMFSVGPSFKGIKMIPPGPHFVYYSSSSRDGKEFSPIIGFFVDTCPSEVIVRRWDQQEERLVKVSEEEEESYCQAVKSLEFDRQLGPYNLSQNGDWKQLSNYISKSIIVRFEPIGGEISVACEPGMVNNIPKTVMEKTLDDQLEISKFSASVDKNVNSRRCYYTSIPRFIKQKGLQGQELTSLNLDKTQLLETLLIKDYGGSEDVLLGELQFAFIAFLMGQSLEAFLQWKSLVSLLFGCTEAPFHTRTRLFTKFIRVIYYQLKYGLQKDNRDTSGAVSGASALLDDSWLSADSFLYRLCKDFFSLMHDASSVDGHLLSWTRKLQELLENNLGWEFKPNSAVDGMYFEEDDEFAPVVETCDDPSYN
- the LOC109008195 gene encoding protein AAR2 homolog isoform X1, with the protein product MDADAALELVKRGTTLLLLDVPQYTLIGVDTQMFSVGPSFKGIKMIPPGPHFVYYSSSSRDGKEFSPIIGFFVDTCPSEVIVRRWDQQEERLVKVSEEEEESYCQAVKSLEFDRQLGPYNLSQNGDWKQLSNYISKSIIVRFEPIGGEISVACEPGMVNNIPKTVMEKTLDDQLEISKFSASVDKNVNSRRCYYTSIPRFIKQKGLQGQELTSLNLDKTQLLETLLIKDYGGSEDVLLGELQFAFIAFLKTMQMGQSLEAFLQWKSLVSLLFGCTEAPFHTRTRLFTKFIRVIYYQLKYGLQKDNRDTSGAVSGASALLDDSWLSADSFLYRLCKDFFSLMHDASSVDGHLLSWTRKLQELLENNLGWEFKPNSAVDGMYFEEDDEFAPVVETCDDPSYN